A part of Peromyscus maniculatus bairdii isolate BWxNUB_F1_BW_parent chromosome 10, HU_Pman_BW_mat_3.1, whole genome shotgun sequence genomic DNA contains:
- the Ibsp gene encoding integrin-binding sialoprotein isoform X1, which produces MKTALILLSILGMACAFSMKNFHRRVKAEDSEENGVFKYRPRYFLYKHAYFYPSLKRFPVQDPWFTLLSPRQIGGSDSSEENGDGDSSEEEGEEETSNEEENNEDSEGNEDEEAEAENTTLSGVTATYGAETTMGTGTVELAALQLPKKAGDAESKPAKKKESDEEEEEEEEENENEEAEVDENEQVVNGTSTNSTDVDGGNGSSGGDNGEEGQEQSVTEGTTAGRELISDGPKTADLLDGFQHTTPPPEAYGTTPPPFRKTTTAEYGGEYEQMGNNEDNGEYQVYDNENGEPRGDNYRAYEDEYSYYKGRGYEGYDGQDYYYHQ; this is translated from the exons ATGAAGACTGCTTTAATTTTGCTCAGCATTTTGGGAATGGCTTGTGCTTTCTCA ATGAAAAATTTCCATCGCAGAGTCAAAGCTGAAGATTCTGAGGAAAATGGG GTCTTTAAGTACCGGCCACGCTATTTTCTTTACAAGCATGCCTACTTTTATCCTTCTCTAAAACGGTTTCCAGTCCAG GATCCTTGGTTTACTTTATTATCACCCCGCCAAATC ggAGGCAGTGACTCTTCTGAAGAAAACGGAGATGGTGATAgttcagaggaagagggggaagag GAGACTTCAAATGAAGAGGAAAACAATGAAGATTCGGAGGGGAATGAAGACGAGGAGGCCGAGGCGGAGAACACCACACTCTCTGGTGTAACAGCTACCTATGGGGCAGAGACCACGATGGGAACTGGGACTGTAGAGCTGGCTGCACTCCAACTGCCCAAGAAG GCTGGAGATGCAGAAAGCAAGCCTGCGAAAAAGAAGGAAAgcgatgaagaagaagaggaggaggaggaagaaaacgaAAACGAAGAAGCAGAAGTAGATGAAAACGAGCAGGTCGTCAACGGCACCAGCACCAACTCCACCGACGTGGATGGTGGGAATGGCAGCAGTGGAGGAGACAACGGAGAAGAAGGGCAGGAACAGAGTGTCACTGAAGGGACCACAGCGGGCAGGGAGCTGATCAGCGATGGCCCCAAGACAGCTGACCTTCTGGACGGGTTTCAGCATACCACCCCACCACCCGAAGCCTACGGGACCACCCCGCCACCATTCAGAAAAACCACCACCGCTGAGTATGGGGGGGAGTACGAACAAATGGGCAACAATGAAGACAACGGTGAGTATCAGGTCTACGACAACGAGAACGGGGAGCCTCGCGGGGACAATTACCGCGCCTATGAGGACGAATACAGCTACTACAAGGGGCGTGGCTATGAAGGCTACGATGGTCAAGATTATTACTACCACCAGTGA
- the Ibsp gene encoding integrin-binding sialoprotein isoform X2, whose translation MKTALILLSILGMACAFSMKNFHRRVKAEDSEENGVFKYRPRYFLYKHAYFYPSLKRFPVQGGSDSSEENGDGDSSEEEGEEETSNEEENNEDSEGNEDEEAEAENTTLSGVTATYGAETTMGTGTVELAALQLPKKAGDAESKPAKKKESDEEEEEEEEENENEEAEVDENEQVVNGTSTNSTDVDGGNGSSGGDNGEEGQEQSVTEGTTAGRELISDGPKTADLLDGFQHTTPPPEAYGTTPPPFRKTTTAEYGGEYEQMGNNEDNGEYQVYDNENGEPRGDNYRAYEDEYSYYKGRGYEGYDGQDYYYHQ comes from the exons ATGAAGACTGCTTTAATTTTGCTCAGCATTTTGGGAATGGCTTGTGCTTTCTCA ATGAAAAATTTCCATCGCAGAGTCAAAGCTGAAGATTCTGAGGAAAATGGG GTCTTTAAGTACCGGCCACGCTATTTTCTTTACAAGCATGCCTACTTTTATCCTTCTCTAAAACGGTTTCCAGTCCAG ggAGGCAGTGACTCTTCTGAAGAAAACGGAGATGGTGATAgttcagaggaagagggggaagag GAGACTTCAAATGAAGAGGAAAACAATGAAGATTCGGAGGGGAATGAAGACGAGGAGGCCGAGGCGGAGAACACCACACTCTCTGGTGTAACAGCTACCTATGGGGCAGAGACCACGATGGGAACTGGGACTGTAGAGCTGGCTGCACTCCAACTGCCCAAGAAG GCTGGAGATGCAGAAAGCAAGCCTGCGAAAAAGAAGGAAAgcgatgaagaagaagaggaggaggaggaagaaaacgaAAACGAAGAAGCAGAAGTAGATGAAAACGAGCAGGTCGTCAACGGCACCAGCACCAACTCCACCGACGTGGATGGTGGGAATGGCAGCAGTGGAGGAGACAACGGAGAAGAAGGGCAGGAACAGAGTGTCACTGAAGGGACCACAGCGGGCAGGGAGCTGATCAGCGATGGCCCCAAGACAGCTGACCTTCTGGACGGGTTTCAGCATACCACCCCACCACCCGAAGCCTACGGGACCACCCCGCCACCATTCAGAAAAACCACCACCGCTGAGTATGGGGGGGAGTACGAACAAATGGGCAACAATGAAGACAACGGTGAGTATCAGGTCTACGACAACGAGAACGGGGAGCCTCGCGGGGACAATTACCGCGCCTATGAGGACGAATACAGCTACTACAAGGGGCGTGGCTATGAAGGCTACGATGGTCAAGATTATTACTACCACCAGTGA